In Acidobacteriota bacterium, the DNA window CTGCTCCACGCCGCCAAAGTCATCGACGAGGCCCGCTCCTTCGCCGATCACGGCATCACCTTCGGCGAGCCGAAGATCGAGCTCGACCCGCTGCGGGAGTGGAAGGACTCGGTGGTTCACCGCCTAACCTCCGGCCTCGACGGCCTGGCCAAGCGCCGCAAGGTGCAAGTGGTCCACGGCGAGGGCCGCTTCACCCAACCCCACCGCCTGACGGTCACCCGCTCGTCCAAGAACGGCGATGGCGACGGCGACGGCGACGGCGAGAACGAGACCCAGGAGATCTACTTCCGTCATGCCATCATCGCCGCCGGCTCGCGGGTGGTGGAGCTACCCTTCATCCCCACCGACGACGAGCGCATCATGGACTCCACCGGCGCCCTGGAGCTGGCGGAAGTGCCACAGCGGCTGCTGGTGCTGGGGGGCGGCATCATCGGCCTGGAGATGGCGACGGTCTATGAAGCCCTGGGTTCGAAGATCACCGTCGTGGAGCTCATGGACAGCCTGATCCCGGGCTGCGACAAGGATCTGGTCAAGCCCCTCCACAAGCGCATCGCGAAGCGCTACGAGAACATCTACCTGAAGACCAAGGTCACCGCCGTCGAGGCCAAGAAGAAAGGCATCGAGGTCACCTTCGAGGGCGACGACGCGCCGGAGAAGGACACCTTCGACCGCGTGCTGGTGGCGGTGGGCCGGCGCCCCAACGGCGATCTGGTGGAGGCGGAGCTGGCCGGAGTCGAGGTGAACGACCGCGGCTTCATCCCCACCGACGAGCAGCTGCGCACCAACGTGAACCACATCTTCGCCATCGGCGACATCACCTCCCAGCCCATGCTTGCCCACAAGGCCATCCACGAGGGCAAGGTGGCGGCGGAAGTCATAGCGGGCGAGGCCAGCGCCTTCGACGCCCGGGTCATCCCCAGCGTCGCCTACACCGATCCGGAGGTCGCCTGGGTAGGCGTCACCGAGACCCGCGCCAAGGACGAGGGCATCCCCTATGAAAAGGCCTCCTTCCCCTGGGCCGCCAGCGGCCGCTCTCTGGCCATGGGCCGGGACGAAGGCAGCACCAAGCTGCTCTTCGATCCGGAAACCCATCGGGTCATCGGCGGCGGCGTGGTGGGACCCAACGCCGGGGATCTGATCTCCGAGATCGCCCTGGCCATCGAGATGGGCAGCGAGGCCGCAGACATCGGCCTCACCGTCCACCCCCACCCCACCCTGTCGGAGACCGTGGCCATGAGCGCCGAGGCCTTCGAGGGCACCCTCACCGACCTCTACATTCCGAAGCGGCGCAAGAAGGCCGCGTCGTCCCAATGAGGGGGCCGACGCCGTGAGCGAGGCGAAACCGTGAGCCTGCTCCAAACCCTGCGCCAGCTCCTCGGCGCCGAGGCCGGATCCCCCGACCCAACCGACGCGGCGGACCCGGTGCAGCTGGCCACCGCCGCTCTCTTCCTGCAGGTGATGCACTCGGACTTTCACGCCGACGACACCGAGCACCGCGCCGCCCGAGCGTCGCTGCAGGAGATCCTGGGCTTGTCGCCGGAGGAGACCGACGAGCTCCTCGACCTCGCCGCCTCCCAGGCCGAGGAGTCCGTCTCCCTCTATGAATTCACCCGCCCCATCCACCGGAACCTGACGCCGGAGCAAAAGCTCGAGGTGACGGAAGGCCTGTGGCGGGTGGTCTTCGCCGACGGCCACCTGGCCGCCG includes these proteins:
- the lpdA gene encoding dihydrolipoyl dehydrogenase, translating into MSKIIEVKVPDIGDFDSVDIIEVLVSPGDRVEAEDSLITLESDKASMEVPSPRAGTVKDVKVEAGGQAAEGTVILTLEVDEAVAGDSAASAEAEPGADEDAAEKAPEEANEKAPQEQRPQSKAETGQANDEPEDQGEGADIRADVVVLGSGPGGYSAAFRAADLGLDVVLVERYESLGGVCLNVGCIPSKALLHAAKVIDEARSFADHGITFGEPKIELDPLREWKDSVVHRLTSGLDGLAKRRKVQVVHGEGRFTQPHRLTVTRSSKNGDGDGDGDGENETQEIYFRHAIIAAGSRVVELPFIPTDDERIMDSTGALELAEVPQRLLVLGGGIIGLEMATVYEALGSKITVVELMDSLIPGCDKDLVKPLHKRIAKRYENIYLKTKVTAVEAKKKGIEVTFEGDDAPEKDTFDRVLVAVGRRPNGDLVEAELAGVEVNDRGFIPTDEQLRTNVNHIFAIGDITSQPMLAHKAIHEGKVAAEVIAGEASAFDARVIPSVAYTDPEVAWVGVTETRAKDEGIPYEKASFPWAASGRSLAMGRDEGSTKLLFDPETHRVIGGGVVGPNAGDLISEIALAIEMGSEAADIGLTVHPHPTLSETVAMSAEAFEGTLTDLYIPKRRKKAASSQ
- a CDS encoding TerB family tellurite resistance protein; its protein translation is MSLLQTLRQLLGAEAGSPDPTDAADPVQLATAALFLQVMHSDFHADDTEHRAARASLQEILGLSPEETDELLDLAASQAEESVSLYEFTRPIHRNLTPEQKLEVTEGLWRVVFADGHLAAGENHIMRKIKGLLHVPQKDYIAAKQRARARIVQAQNEDAAEEDREERS